A window of Desulfovibrio sp. UIB00 genomic DNA:
TGTGCCGGTATTCCGGCAAGGAGTCTGCGCCATGAAATTGACAATACTGCGCCATCCGGCCTTCTGGATAACCACCGCCGCCCTGCTTGTGTGCTGGGCCTTGCCTGCGCACGCCGTGCGTATCAAGGACATCGCCACGTTTTCGGGCGTGCGAGACAACCAGCTCATCGGTTACGGGCTGGTGGTTGGCCTGGCCGGAACCGGCGACAAAAAGGACTCCGTCTTTACGCTCAGTTCCATGAAAAACATGATGGACAGAATGGGCGTGGGCGTGGACGCCTCCGCACTTAAAATCAAAAACGTGGCCTCGGTTATGGTCACTGCGCGCATGCCAGTGTCGGCCAAGCCCGGCACCAGGCTCGACGTGACGGTGTCCTCCGTGGGCGACGCCAGCTCCCTCATGGGTGGGGTGTTGCTGCAAACGGCCCTCAAGGGCGTGGACGGCAAGATATACACCCTGGCTCAGGGCGCGTTGACCGTGGGCGGTTTTTCGGCCTCGGGCAAAGCTGCCAGCACCACAAAGAATATCGCCACCGTGGGCATCATCCCCGGCGGCGGCATTGTGGAACGGGGCATTCCCTTTGAGTTCAACCAGCAGGACAAACTCACGCTCAATCTGCGCGTGGGCGATTTTTCCACAGCGCAGCAGATTG
This region includes:
- a CDS encoding flagellar basal body P-ring protein FlgI, coding for MKLTILRHPAFWITTAALLVCWALPAHAVRIKDIATFSGVRDNQLIGYGLVVGLAGTGDKKDSVFTLSSMKNMMDRMGVGVDASALKIKNVASVMVTARMPVSAKPGTRLDVTVSSVGDASSLMGGVLLQTALKGVDGKIYTLAQGALTVGGFSASGKAASTTKNIATVGIIPGGGIVERGIPFEFNQQDKLTLNLRVGDFSTAQQIAERLNGAMGGRYARAVDATSVTMDVPPQYRNNLVPLMASVENLDVSPDTSAKVVVDEKTGTVVLGRDVRISRAAVAHGNLQITVQESEQVSQPGPFSQGQTVVTPQTETNVREENRHLMMVEGATLQELVDGLNAIGATPRDLISILRTMQASGSLHADLEVI